The genomic DNA GAGGAATATCATGGAAATCGGACGAAAAATTAAAAGCCTGCGACTGAAAAAAGGACTGACGCAGGAAGAGCTTGGTGAACGCACCGATTTGACAAAGGGACATATTTCACAATTGGAACGTGATCTCAACTCCCCTTCCATCGAAACGCTTTTTGCACTCTTAGAAGTCCTGGGCACAACCCCAAAAGAGTTTTTCGATGAACCAAAGAAAAATGTAAAAGTTGTCTATTCAACTGACGATCAAACGATCTATACGGATGACGACTTACAATACAGTATTCGTTGGCTCGTACCAAGGTCCAATGAAAATGAGATGGAACCCGTTCATATCATTTTTCATAAGCATGGAGAATTCAAGAAATTTGAGCCTTCCCTGGCCGAAACATTCATTTATGTCTTAAAAGGCAAAATCACGATTGAAATCGGAGATACTCAGTACAGCGCCTCTCAAGGAGATGCTGCCTATTACGATGCCTCAGAGCATCATCGCTTATCCAATGCGCATAGCGGAACGAGTGAACTACTTCTCGTCGCCACTGAATCGTATTTGTAAAGACATAGGGAGTCTTTGCGCGGTTCAAACAGACTTTTGCGCGGTCAGCGGCAGTCTTTGCGCGGTTCGAACGGACTTTTGCGCGGTCGGCGGCAGTCTTTGCGCGGTTCGAACAGATTTT from Sporosarcina sp. FSL K6-1522 includes the following:
- a CDS encoding XRE family transcriptional regulator is translated as MEIGRKIKSLRLKKGLTQEELGERTDLTKGHISQLERDLNSPSIETLFALLEVLGTTPKEFFDEPKKNVKVVYSTDDQTIYTDDDLQYSIRWLVPRSNENEMEPVHIIFHKHGEFKKFEPSLAETFIYVLKGKITIEIGDTQYSASQGDAAYYDASEHHRLSNAHSGTSELLLVATESYL